In Bacillus cereus ATCC 14579, a single window of DNA contains:
- a CDS encoding lipoprotein produces the protein MKSLRLFMILTLVVLLSACNTATQVTKVQKNGETTLKIGSLQGYYDVQTLKAEKGNVEIPYEAAVEEGTILLQVTKDDKVIYEEEITSQKEGLLSFEASKSGSYDLIVRVKGEKEKAKEIQIHTKL, from the coding sequence ATGAAATCATTACGTTTATTTATGATTCTCACTCTTGTTGTATTGTTAAGCGCGTGCAATACAGCGACACAAGTTACAAAGGTTCAAAAAAATGGCGAAACGACTTTAAAAATTGGTTCTCTGCAAGGGTATTACGATGTACAAACACTTAAAGCTGAAAAAGGAAATGTGGAAATCCCTTATGAAGCAGCTGTTGAAGAAGGTACGATTTTATTACAAGTTACAAAAGATGATAAGGTTATTTATGAAGAAGAAATCACTTCTCAAAAAGAAGGTTTGCTTTCTTTTGAAGCTTCAAAATCCGGATCATATGATTTAATTGTACGCGTGAAGGGTGAAAAAGAGAAAGCAAAAGAAATTCAAATACATACTAAGCTATGA
- a CDS encoding class I SAM-dependent methyltransferase — MGGNKLKSIEVLNTYIEGSSVSIPTWLKHLIEAEEIHQNYENVQVLGALKTDAVLYYVHRTLQVLDGLSLDEEAYRIIEKVLTYSELAKVGSLKQREQWKKKGINLLVHNEGSADIFSDIQFIERVETNLNSTEYLFIQDLIRTHGLIGQYIRGEARLDSHVDLINTYKEEYGDVRLKEILYYLNQCIIEGVSKALWSEVKNDVKITIDGLFDGYMEPFTSRIHRLTPKHKESAFEKDIIMGSEKSDVQTFLSNKDLWYVEPSMHALSFEDIWTVFVMLKNEIGTRKVQHIHFEKLMQQLHYDFKGEKKDNVYRKRVIEKYLREYRENEKPNTTHVSFQVKVDEDMKTAYVSFRFSAVGEALITFCVEAEKIDMMHARANVLLFDFFGLRKDAYDRFHNEEVYLEHMNSSADDKRIILDYIKGDTIVDVGAGGGVMLDMIEEETEDKRIYGIDISENVIDTLKKKKQNEGRSWNVIKGDAINLSSSFEKESVDTIVYSSILHELFSYIEYEGRKFNHEVIKKGLQSAYEVLKPGGRIIIRDGIMTEDKRLMRVIRFKDAGGMKFLEQYVQEFKGRIIQYEVLADNTVKMPVNDAMEFLYTYTWGEDSFVHEVQEQFGIFTPNDYKDFVKGIFGDKVNIVQAMNYLQDGYTNHLSEKIEFTDESGNAVTLPDSTFFMVLEKR; from the coding sequence ATGGGGGGAAATAAGTTGAAAAGCATTGAAGTTCTAAATACATATATTGAAGGGAGTTCTGTTTCAATCCCTACGTGGTTAAAGCATCTAATTGAGGCAGAGGAGATACATCAAAACTATGAGAATGTACAAGTACTTGGTGCATTAAAAACAGATGCGGTGTTGTACTATGTACACCGTACGCTGCAAGTGTTGGATGGACTGTCTTTAGATGAAGAAGCATATCGTATTATTGAAAAGGTACTAACGTATAGTGAGCTTGCAAAGGTAGGATCTTTAAAACAGCGGGAGCAATGGAAGAAAAAAGGGATTAATCTATTGGTACATAACGAGGGTTCTGCTGATATCTTTAGTGATATTCAGTTTATTGAACGTGTAGAGACAAACTTAAACTCTACTGAGTATTTGTTTATTCAAGATTTAATTAGAACACATGGATTAATCGGGCAGTATATACGCGGGGAGGCTCGTTTGGACTCTCATGTTGATTTAATTAACACATATAAAGAAGAATACGGAGACGTTAGGTTAAAGGAGATTCTATACTATCTTAACCAATGCATTATTGAGGGCGTATCAAAAGCTTTGTGGAGTGAAGTGAAGAACGATGTGAAGATTACAATTGATGGTCTGTTTGATGGTTATATGGAGCCATTTACTTCTCGTATACATAGACTCACGCCAAAACATAAGGAGTCAGCATTTGAAAAAGATATAATTATGGGGAGCGAGAAGAGTGACGTTCAAACATTCCTATCTAATAAGGATTTGTGGTATGTAGAACCTTCTATGCATGCTCTTAGCTTTGAGGATATTTGGACAGTTTTTGTTATGTTAAAGAATGAGATAGGCACTAGAAAAGTTCAGCATATACATTTCGAGAAATTGATGCAGCAGCTACATTATGATTTCAAAGGCGAAAAAAAGGACAACGTGTATCGTAAGCGAGTTATTGAGAAGTATCTACGGGAGTACCGTGAGAACGAGAAACCGAATACAACGCATGTTTCTTTTCAGGTTAAAGTCGATGAAGATATGAAGACTGCGTATGTGTCGTTTCGGTTTTCTGCTGTAGGTGAGGCGTTAATTACCTTCTGTGTAGAGGCAGAAAAGATAGATATGATGCATGCTCGGGCAAATGTGCTGCTGTTTGATTTCTTCGGGTTACGAAAGGATGCATATGATAGATTCCATAACGAAGAAGTGTATCTGGAGCATATGAATAGCTCGGCTGATGATAAACGAATTATTCTTGATTATATAAAGGGAGATACGATTGTAGATGTCGGAGCCGGTGGTGGTGTCATGCTAGACATGATTGAAGAAGAGACCGAGGATAAACGAATCTACGGTATCGATATTTCCGAAAACGTGATTGATACGTTGAAAAAGAAGAAGCAGAACGAGGGGCGTTCTTGGAACGTCATTAAAGGGGATGCAATCAATTTAAGCAGCTCATTTGAAAAAGAATCGGTTGATACGATTGTATATTCTTCTATCCTTCATGAGCTGTTCTCTTATATCGAGTATGAAGGTAGGAAATTTAATCATGAAGTAATTAAAAAGGGGCTGCAGAGTGCTTATGAGGTGTTAAAGCCAGGAGGCCGTATTATCATTCGTGATGGCATCATGACCGAAGATAAAAGGTTAATGCGGGTGATTCGTTTTAAAGATGCAGGCGGAATGAAGTTCTTAGAGCAGTATGTCCAAGAATTTAAGGGGCGTATAATCCAGTATGAGGTACTTGCAGACAATACAGTCAAAATGCCTGTTAATGATGCAATGGAGTTCTTATATACGTATACTTGGGGTGAGGATTCCTTTGTTCATGAAGTGCAGGAGCAGTTTGGAATTTTTACGCCAAACGACTATAAGGACTTCGTAAAGGGTATCTTTGGAGATAAAGTAAATATCGTTCAAGCTATGAACTATTTGCAGGATGGATATACAAACCATCTTAGCGAGAAAATCGAGTTTACAGATGAGTCTGGGAATGCTGTTACGCTACCAGATAGTACGTTCTTTATGGTTTTAGAAAAGAGGTAA
- a CDS encoding GNAT family N-acetyltransferase — MFPILKTDRLILRELTEEDAPGILQCFSNTDVLRYYGQKPLQDIDQVKQIIHNFKLSYNARSGIKWGIELKDKKELIGTIGFHDWSSEHKRANISYAFLPEHWGQGYATEAVSEVISYGFHTIHLKRIGAIVFLENEASNKVLLKLGFEKEGVLKNYMYQDDIPYDTNFYSLLKSV, encoded by the coding sequence ATGTTTCCTATATTGAAAACCGACCGACTTATTTTAAGAGAACTTACCGAAGAAGATGCACCAGGTATACTACAATGCTTCTCCAATACTGACGTACTGCGCTATTATGGCCAAAAACCGTTACAAGATATTGATCAAGTGAAACAAATTATTCATAACTTTAAACTGAGTTACAATGCAAGAAGCGGTATAAAATGGGGAATCGAATTAAAAGACAAGAAAGAACTCATCGGTACCATTGGTTTTCACGATTGGTCTTCTGAGCATAAACGAGCCAATATAAGTTATGCCTTTTTGCCTGAACACTGGGGACAAGGATATGCGACTGAAGCTGTTTCTGAGGTTATATCATACGGTTTCCATACGATTCATTTAAAGCGGATCGGAGCAATTGTATTTCTTGAAAATGAAGCTTCCAATAAAGTACTATTAAAATTAGGCTTTGAAAAAGAAGGCGTTCTAAAAAATTATATGTATCAAGATGACATTCCCTATGATACGAATTTTTATTCTTTATTAAAATCGGTTTAG
- a CDS encoding sensor histidine kinase — protein sequence MFGESDIKLKIKSLQGIRAKFFIAFICSIFLAIVSIIVFQILIGNIYSHVTALEEKYSFLYFIVFLIFTTTYFAFMTKTLMKRLSQINKNVKEISEGNFEIHIPISKSDEIGELAANVNRMAKSLKESIENEKKSQEMKNEMISNISHDLRTPVTSLIGYADLLGNKLHSNGEECEQYVSILKRKSYELKNQVDDLLEYCQINYREIELHKDEVDMKALIEQIMIDFVPQLDDANMSFYIKSDEVLHVEVDVALIVRLFENVIGNSIMYGKDGKEIAIEISNKTMNVEVEIKNFGQCIPKEDLPYVFEKFYRSEKSRSSHTGGKGMGLAISKSIAQLHQGDITVRSNDKETVFTVKLPQYKKVRKS from the coding sequence ATGTTTGGGGAGTCGGATATAAAATTGAAGATTAAATCATTACAAGGCATTAGAGCTAAGTTTTTTATCGCATTCATATGTAGCATCTTTTTAGCAATTGTAAGTATAATAGTGTTTCAAATTTTAATTGGAAATATATATAGTCATGTTACTGCATTAGAAGAAAAATATTCATTTTTATATTTTATAGTTTTTTTGATTTTTACTACAACATACTTTGCATTCATGACAAAAACGCTGATGAAAAGGTTGTCTCAAATTAACAAGAACGTGAAAGAAATAAGTGAAGGTAATTTTGAAATACATATACCTATTTCGAAAAGCGATGAGATTGGTGAACTAGCGGCAAATGTTAATAGAATGGCGAAAAGCTTAAAAGAGTCTATCGAGAATGAAAAAAAATCACAGGAAATGAAAAATGAAATGATTAGTAATATTTCTCATGATTTACGAACGCCAGTAACATCTTTAATTGGTTATGCGGATCTGTTAGGAAATAAACTTCATTCGAATGGTGAAGAATGTGAACAGTATGTAAGTATATTAAAGCGAAAAAGTTATGAATTAAAAAATCAAGTAGATGATTTATTAGAATACTGTCAAATAAATTATAGAGAGATTGAATTACATAAAGATGAAGTAGATATGAAAGCATTAATTGAACAAATCATGATTGACTTTGTACCACAATTAGATGATGCTAATATGAGCTTTTATATTAAAAGTGATGAAGTGCTGCATGTAGAAGTTGATGTAGCACTTATAGTGAGACTATTTGAAAATGTAATAGGTAATAGTATTATGTATGGAAAAGATGGAAAGGAAATTGCAATTGAAATTTCCAATAAAACAATGAATGTTGAAGTAGAAATTAAAAATTTTGGACAATGCATTCCGAAAGAGGACCTTCCTTACGTTTTTGAGAAATTTTATCGTAGTGAAAAATCACGTAGTTCTCATACTGGTGGGAAAGGAATGGGGCTTGCAATTTCGAAAAGTATAGCTCAGCTCCATCAAGGGGATATCACTGTACGTAGTAACGATAAAGAAACAGTTTTTACTGTGAAATTACCGCAGTATAAAAAAGTAAGAAAGTCGTAA
- a CDS encoding M23 family metallopeptidase, whose translation MWKKFLLVIIVSFLIISWILVYVANGVTSVFVWWSIQAFSFISVFLLVGSVIIFFWKGIFRKRIDRTLFLIILFSIIGAWPIGWFANIGRIAYPADIQSMSPKAVVRFPLNERALIGWGGDRLEMNYHVIKPNERWAYDILIPPAEVKSSKLEDYGIYGAKVMAPASGTVVSINNNEQDLVPRSENFQSMAGNHIYLRVDETGTFLILAHLKKGSINVREGQHVNEGEFLAQVGNSGSSSEPHLHIHHQRQDPSKVSMFFAEGLPLYFRTKNGVLMPERGTYTSGN comes from the coding sequence ATGTGGAAGAAATTTTTATTAGTAATTATAGTTTCTTTTTTAATTATAAGTTGGATCTTAGTTTATGTAGCTAATGGTGTTACATCAGTTTTTGTTTGGTGGAGTATTCAGGCTTTTAGTTTTATTTCAGTTTTCCTTTTGGTAGGATCAGTAATAATATTTTTTTGGAAAGGCATTTTTAGAAAACGGATAGATAGAACGCTATTTTTAATCATTCTGTTTTCTATCATTGGAGCTTGGCCTATCGGTTGGTTTGCTAATATAGGTAGAATTGCTTATCCAGCAGATATACAATCGATGAGTCCTAAAGCAGTAGTTCGTTTTCCTTTGAATGAGCGAGCATTAATAGGTTGGGGTGGTGATCGGTTAGAAATGAACTATCACGTTATAAAACCAAATGAAAGGTGGGCATATGATATTCTCATTCCACCTGCTGAAGTGAAAAGTAGTAAGTTAGAGGATTACGGAATATATGGAGCGAAAGTAATGGCACCAGCTTCTGGGACGGTTGTATCAATTAATAATAATGAACAAGATTTAGTTCCTAGATCGGAAAATTTTCAGTCGATGGCGGGGAATCACATATATTTACGAGTAGATGAAACAGGCACATTTCTGATTCTTGCTCATTTAAAGAAAGGGTCAATTAATGTGAGGGAAGGACAACATGTGAATGAAGGAGAGTTTCTTGCTCAAGTAGGTAACTCAGGAAGTTCAAGTGAGCCCCATTTACATATTCATCATCAAAGGCAAGATCCGTCCAAGGTAAGTATGTTTTTTGCGGAAGGATTGCCACTTTACTTTCGAACTAAAAATGGTGTCTTGATGCCGGAAAGAGGGACATACACAAGTGGTAACTAG
- a CDS encoding Nramp family divalent metal transporter, whose translation MNKDITKDEHLPSESTTVQSAHLALSGETKGWKRLLPFLGPAFIASVAYIDPGNFATNIAAGSQYGYLLLWVILASNLMAVLIQTLSAKLGIATGNNLPEIARENFPKPVSIGLWIQGELVIMATDLAEFIGAALGLYLLFGIPMLPAALITAAGSFIILEFQRRGFRPLEAIITGMIFIVVIAFGIQVFYAKPELSPLLSGLFIPKFQGVDSILLAAGILGATVMPHAIYLHSALTQRRVVGTTDEQKKKIFRFEFIDIIIAMVIAGAINASMLIVAAALFFKNGLHVEDLDVAYTQFTNLVGPVSAALFGIGLLSAGLSSSSVGTMSGDIIMQGFIRMHIPLYLRRFITMIPPLVIIALGVNPTYALVMSQVVLSFGIAFALVPLIMFTSNKKIMGALVNHRITTFIAWIIAALVIVLNIFLLYQTFVG comes from the coding sequence ATGAATAAAGATATAACAAAAGATGAACATCTCCCTTCTGAAAGTACAACCGTACAATCAGCTCACTTAGCTTTAAGTGGAGAAACAAAAGGCTGGAAAAGACTGTTACCATTTTTAGGACCCGCTTTTATCGCGTCCGTTGCTTATATTGATCCTGGCAACTTTGCTACAAATATCGCAGCTGGTTCACAATATGGATATTTACTATTATGGGTTATACTCGCCTCTAACTTAATGGCTGTATTAATCCAAACTTTATCAGCTAAATTAGGAATTGCTACAGGAAACAATTTACCCGAAATAGCTCGTGAAAACTTTCCAAAGCCTGTGTCTATCGGTTTATGGATACAAGGTGAACTAGTTATTATGGCTACAGATTTAGCGGAATTTATTGGAGCTGCATTGGGGCTTTACTTACTATTTGGAATCCCGATGCTACCTGCCGCTTTAATTACAGCAGCCGGATCATTTATTATCCTTGAATTTCAACGTAGAGGATTTCGTCCACTAGAAGCTATTATTACAGGAATGATTTTCATTGTAGTAATTGCTTTTGGGATTCAAGTTTTTTATGCAAAACCAGAATTAAGTCCCCTTCTTTCAGGACTATTTATTCCAAAATTCCAAGGTGTAGACAGTATATTACTTGCAGCAGGGATTTTAGGTGCGACAGTTATGCCGCATGCAATATACTTGCATTCTGCATTAACACAACGCCGTGTGGTCGGAACAACTGACGAACAAAAGAAAAAGATTTTTCGTTTCGAATTTATCGATATTATTATTGCAATGGTTATTGCTGGAGCAATTAATGCAAGTATGTTAATTGTTGCTGCTGCACTATTCTTTAAAAACGGCTTGCACGTTGAAGATTTAGATGTTGCTTACACTCAATTTACCAACTTAGTAGGTCCTGTATCAGCTGCTTTGTTTGGAATTGGGCTCTTATCAGCAGGACTATCTAGCTCTTCTGTCGGTACAATGTCGGGTGATATTATTATGCAAGGTTTCATTCGCATGCATATTCCGTTATACTTACGCCGATTTATTACAATGATTCCACCATTAGTTATTATCGCTTTAGGTGTAAATCCAACTTACGCTCTAGTCATGAGCCAAGTCGTCTTATCATTCGGTATTGCATTTGCACTAGTGCCACTTATTATGTTTACAAGTAACAAAAAGATTATGGGTGCACTCGTTAACCACCGTATAACAACATTTATCGCTTGGATAATTGCAGCACTCGTTATCGTTTTAAATATCTTCTTACTGTATCAAACATTTGTAGGGTAA
- a CDS encoding rhodanese-related sulfurtransferase, producing the protein MATTKPYRVLLYYMYTTIENPEEFAAEHLEFCNSLELKGRILVAKEGINGTCSGTVEQTEKYMEAMNNDPRFDGIVFKIDEADGHAFKKMHVRPRPELVTLRLEDDINPHEITGKYLEPKDFYEAMKQEDTVIIDARNDYEFDLGHFKGAIKPDIESFRELPDWIRENKEVLEGKKILTYCTGGIRCEKFSGWLVREGYEDVSQLHGGIVTYGKDPEVQGELWDGQCYVFDERIAVPVNQKEHVIVGKDHFTGEPCERYVNCSNPECNKKILCSEENEAKYLRACSHECRVSPRNRYVIQHELTEEQVAAALEQIEAGK; encoded by the coding sequence TTGGCAACTACAAAACCATACAGAGTATTACTATATTACATGTACACAACAATTGAAAACCCAGAAGAATTCGCGGCAGAGCATTTAGAATTTTGTAATTCACTTGAATTAAAAGGAAGAATTCTTGTAGCGAAAGAAGGTATTAACGGAACTTGTTCTGGAACTGTAGAACAAACAGAGAAATACATGGAAGCAATGAACAATGATCCACGTTTTGACGGTATCGTATTTAAAATAGATGAAGCTGATGGTCATGCATTCAAGAAAATGCACGTGCGTCCTCGTCCAGAGTTAGTTACACTTCGTCTAGAAGATGACATTAACCCACACGAAATAACTGGGAAGTATTTAGAGCCAAAAGATTTTTATGAAGCAATGAAACAAGAAGATACAGTTATCATTGATGCACGAAATGATTATGAGTTTGATTTAGGTCACTTCAAAGGTGCGATTAAACCTGATATCGAATCATTCCGTGAATTACCAGATTGGATTCGTGAAAATAAAGAAGTACTTGAAGGTAAAAAGATTTTAACTTATTGTACAGGCGGAATTCGTTGTGAGAAGTTTTCTGGTTGGTTAGTTCGTGAAGGCTATGAAGATGTAAGTCAGCTTCACGGCGGAATTGTAACGTACGGAAAAGACCCAGAGGTACAAGGTGAGCTTTGGGATGGACAATGTTACGTGTTCGATGAGCGTATTGCTGTACCAGTAAACCAAAAAGAACATGTTATCGTTGGTAAAGACCACTTTACAGGTGAACCTTGTGAGCGCTATGTAAACTGTTCAAATCCAGAATGTAATAAGAAAATTTTATGTTCTGAAGAAAACGAAGCGAAATATTTACGTGCATGTTCTCATGAATGTCGTGTAAGTCCACGTAACCGCTACGTAATACAACATGAATTAACGGAAGAGCAAGTAGCTGCTGCATTAGAGCAAATCGAAGCAGGGAAGTAA
- the panE gene encoding 2-dehydropantoate 2-reductase — protein MRILVLGAGGVGGFFGGRLVEKGEDVTFLVRSKRKKQLEERGLVIRSVNGDFSFRPKLITKEERTSPFDVILFSTKAYHLNEAIQDLKPFVGENTVIIPLLNGIAHLSLLQKEFGEEKVIGGLCFIETTLNDQGEIVQTSAANRLVFGEIKSQNSERVKHISKAFAGTKSSFVLSENITQDMWHKYLFITVMSGVTTLMRAPIGPIRESEGGRDFIRNVFEESVQIMRVLGAPVKANIAQEHMKTIDKISYDMKSSMQRDMEKGSFIEGKHLQGYLLDVAEQFSIAAPLLGTIYQNLKVYEEMTFNRSVIELDV, from the coding sequence ATGCGGATTTTAGTATTAGGCGCTGGTGGAGTCGGAGGATTTTTTGGTGGCAGATTAGTCGAAAAGGGAGAAGATGTCACGTTTCTTGTTCGTAGTAAACGGAAAAAACAATTAGAGGAAAGAGGACTTGTAATCCGAAGTGTTAACGGGGATTTTTCCTTCCGACCGAAATTAATAACGAAAGAAGAGAGAACTTCTCCATTTGATGTCATTTTATTTTCAACAAAAGCGTATCACTTAAACGAGGCAATTCAAGATTTGAAGCCGTTTGTTGGCGAAAATACTGTAATCATTCCATTGTTAAATGGTATCGCTCATTTATCGCTATTACAAAAAGAATTCGGCGAAGAAAAAGTAATTGGCGGTTTATGCTTTATCGAGACGACGTTAAACGATCAAGGAGAAATTGTACAAACTAGCGCTGCCAACAGACTTGTGTTTGGAGAAATTAAGTCTCAAAATTCAGAGAGAGTAAAGCATATTTCTAAAGCATTTGCAGGTACGAAATCTAGTTTTGTTTTAAGTGAAAATATTACGCAAGATATGTGGCATAAATATTTATTTATTACTGTAATGTCCGGTGTGACAACGTTAATGCGTGCACCAATTGGACCAATCCGTGAAAGTGAAGGCGGCCGTGATTTTATCCGTAATGTATTTGAGGAATCTGTACAAATCATGAGAGTATTAGGAGCTCCAGTAAAGGCTAATATTGCCCAGGAACATATGAAAACAATTGATAAAATTTCGTATGATATGAAGTCATCAATGCAACGTGATATGGAGAAGGGTTCGTTTATTGAAGGGAAGCACTTGCAAGGATATTTACTGGATGTAGCAGAGCAATTTTCTATAGCGGCACCATTATTAGGCACTATATATCAAAATTTAAAGGTGTATGAAGAGATGACCTTTAACAGATCTGTAATAGAATTAGATGTATGA
- a CDS encoding APC family permease, producing MVSSIKRFLIGRPLKSTELGEQKLNKTKALAILSSDALSSVAYGPEQILIALAGVGAIAYWYSIPIAVGVLVLLTALILSYRQIIFAYPHGGGAYVVSKENLGMNPGLIAGGSLLVDYILTVAVSVSAGTDAITSAFPSLHAHNVIIAVIFVILITILNLRGVTESASVLAYPVYLFVLALFILIGVGIYNILTGHVSPTLHAPIGTPVAGISLFLLLRAFASGSSALTGVEAISNAIPNFKDPAPNNAAKTLLAMGALLAVLFSGIVFLAYYYGVTPSKEVTVVSQIAEQTFGRNFMYYFIQGTTALILILAANTGYSAFPLLAVNLAKDKFIPRMFTIRGDRLGYSNGIIILGVASIILIVAFQGQTEHLIPLYAVGVFIPFTLSQTGMVLKWLREKPEGWVLKLTVNLIGAVISFIVMSMFFLTKFAQVWSILIFLPAIIFLFHRIKKHYDAVGDQLSLKTCEPLIPIEGNVIVVPVAGMTHVVENSLNYAKSLSADQVIAVYVAFDREEEKKFEEKWKVWQPEVRLVTLHSHYRSIIQPLTKFIDTVQYKASESNYRVTVVIPQFIPKKGWHNILHNQSSLLIRAYLLYKRNVVITTVPYHLKK from the coding sequence TTGGTTTCATCTATTAAAAGATTTTTAATTGGAAGACCGTTAAAATCAACGGAGCTTGGAGAACAGAAGCTTAATAAAACGAAAGCTTTAGCTATTTTATCTTCTGACGCATTGTCATCAGTTGCTTACGGTCCAGAGCAAATTTTAATTGCTTTAGCAGGTGTTGGAGCGATCGCTTATTGGTATTCCATTCCGATCGCTGTTGGGGTATTAGTATTATTGACAGCCCTTATTTTATCTTATCGTCAAATTATTTTTGCTTATCCGCATGGCGGGGGAGCGTATGTTGTATCAAAAGAAAATTTAGGGATGAATCCAGGCTTAATTGCTGGAGGATCTTTATTAGTTGACTATATTTTAACTGTTGCGGTAAGTGTGTCCGCTGGTACAGATGCAATTACGTCTGCATTTCCTAGCTTACATGCACACAACGTAATTATTGCGGTTATATTTGTTATATTAATTACGATCTTAAATTTAAGAGGAGTAACGGAATCAGCTTCCGTTTTAGCATATCCTGTTTATTTATTCGTTTTAGCATTATTTATATTAATTGGTGTAGGCATATATAATATTTTAACTGGTCATGTTTCACCCACTTTACATGCGCCGATTGGTACACCAGTTGCAGGGATTAGTTTATTTTTATTACTAAGAGCATTTGCATCAGGTAGTTCTGCTTTAACAGGTGTTGAAGCAATTTCAAATGCAATTCCGAACTTTAAAGATCCTGCGCCAAACAATGCTGCAAAAACATTGCTTGCAATGGGTGCATTACTTGCTGTGTTATTTTCAGGAATTGTGTTTTTAGCCTATTATTACGGAGTGACTCCGAGTAAAGAAGTAACAGTTGTTTCTCAAATTGCTGAACAAACATTTGGACGTAATTTCATGTACTATTTCATACAAGGTACAACAGCTTTAATATTAATTCTTGCTGCTAATACAGGTTATTCTGCATTTCCTTTATTAGCGGTTAACCTTGCAAAAGATAAATTCATACCGAGAATGTTTACGATTAGAGGAGACCGTCTAGGTTACTCAAACGGTATTATAATACTTGGAGTTGCTTCGATTATTTTAATTGTAGCTTTCCAAGGACAAACAGAACATTTAATTCCGTTATATGCAGTAGGGGTATTTATTCCATTTACACTTTCTCAAACAGGGATGGTATTAAAGTGGCTTCGCGAAAAACCTGAAGGATGGGTTTTAAAATTAACGGTTAATTTAATTGGTGCAGTTATTAGTTTTATCGTAATGAGCATGTTCTTTTTAACTAAATTTGCACAAGTTTGGTCGATTCTTATTTTCTTACCTGCTATTATCTTCTTGTTTCATCGAATTAAGAAGCATTATGATGCAGTGGGTGATCAATTAAGTTTAAAAACTTGTGAACCTCTTATTCCAATTGAGGGGAATGTAATTGTCGTTCCTGTAGCAGGTATGACGCATGTAGTAGAAAATTCATTGAACTATGCGAAATCTCTTTCTGCAGATCAAGTTATCGCTGTATATGTTGCTTTTGACAGAGAAGAGGAAAAGAAATTTGAAGAGAAATGGAAGGTGTGGCAACCTGAAGTAAGGCTTGTTACATTACATTCTCATTATAGAAGTATTATTCAGCCGTTAACGAAGTTCATTGATACAGTGCAATATAAGGCAAGTGAATCGAATTACCGCGTTACGGTCGTTATACCACAGTTCATTCCGAAAAAAGGTTGGCATAACATTCTTCATAATCAATCTAGTTTACTCATACGTGCGTATTTACTTTATAAAAGAAATGTTGTTATTACGACAGTTCCATATCATTTGAAAAAATAA